The sequence TCAAGCCCCCGCCACCGGAGGAAGGAGCTTCTTTTTCCGAATAGCGGCTGGTTGCACCTGCCGTAAAACCGGTATTCTGACCTACAGCCAAAACTAAAACATTCTGAAATAACGGGACTACCGCGACCTGGCTGGATATTTGCCCGTCAGCCCCCTGAACAGGAACTTGCAATGTAGCAATTACATCGACATAATCTCCGGGCCTGACCATCCCGGACAAAGAAGCCATGTTATCCACGGCGATAGAAATCGCTCTTTTACCCGCCGGAGTATTGCTTGCCAAACTGCTTCCTCCGCTTTCCCGGCGAGCCTTAGAAAGCTTGGAAAGACTTATCTGTTCACTCTTGGAAATCGGAGCAAGGGTAATCATCCCTAAAACCCTCTCGATAGAGGTAGCTGCCTGGGGTTGAATAAACTGATTAGGCACAATTGAACTCTCAAGCATATTGGCCTCAATGACTGGACCGCTGGCGATATCCTGCTTAGCCACTAAAACCACAGACTGGTTAGCTTGTATTTTAGCAAGCGTCTTTTTTGCCTGGGCCTGGGCCTCCTGCTTCTGCTGATCCAGATACATTTTGGTCATCAGGATTGCCACTACCCCCAGGACTACGCCGCTTATTAAAATAAGCTTCTGCTTTTCTATGGCCATTATTTTATCTCTCCTTCATAAATATCTATTTTGGCGTCACGGGAAAGCTTCCCGATTACCTCTTCGATAGCCTGCTGCTGCTTCATAAAGACAAGACCTCTCTTGATTTCATCCCACATTTCAGATAAAGGTTTTTGTTTGCCTCCACGTTTAGCTTCTAATTTAATAATACTGTATCCATCGGGAGTCTTAAATATACTGCTTATTCTGCCCGTATCCAGCGAATCAGAAAAAGCCACAGAATCAAACTGCGGAGATTTTATCCCTGGCTTAATAAATCCCAAGTCTCCTCCGTCTTTAGCGCTGGATGATTTAGAATTTACCTTGGCTAAGGCGGCAAAATCCGCACCCTGTAAAAGCTGGATTAAAATATC comes from Syntrophorhabdaceae bacterium and encodes:
- the cpaB gene encoding Flp pilus assembly protein CpaB: MAIEKQKLILISGVVLGVVAILMTKMYLDQQKQEAQAQAKKTLAKIQANQSVVLVAKQDIASGPVIEANMLESSIVPNQFIQPQAATSIERVLGMITLAPISKSEQISLSKLSKARRESGGSSLASNTPAGKRAISIAVDNMASLSGMVRPGDYVDVIATLQVPVQGADGQISSQVAVVPLFQNVLVLAVGQNTGFTAGATSRYSEKEAPSSGGGGLITLALASQEANLIAFVQEQGKMRLTLRSPADASVEPVVPASWETLFQYIMPQQKSAEVKEAPAAPVVDTTEYVEVFRGLNKEKVSLIK
- a CDS encoding peptidylprolyl isomerase; amino-acid sequence: DILIQLLQGADFAALAKVNSKSSSAKDGGDLGFIKPGIKSPQFDSVAFSDSLDTGRISSIFKTPDGYSIIKLEAKRGGKQKPLSEMWDEIKRGLVFMKQQQAIEEVIGKLSRDAKIDIYEGEIK